One stretch of Micromonospora echinospora DNA includes these proteins:
- a CDS encoding HelD family protein, producing the protein MPATEVDATASLDAELAAERAHLTASRAALTRMRERAEALFATGDKVAGDSYTAEQLGRHMARRVKELADDPTTPLFFGRLDFGEVDPDHAGREYHVGRRHITDELGEPLVLDWRAPVSRSFYRASASDPQGVAVRRRFGFSAGVLTSFEDEHLDRGEELGTASRILTAEIERPRVGPMRDIVATIQPEQDELVRADLADSICVQGAPGTGKTAVGLHRAAYLLYLHRERLRRSGVLIVGPNRAFLSYIAAVLPALGEVEVEQATVEDLVTRVPVRAVDDPAAAALKHDVRMAEVLRRAVEAHIGTPTEPIMVSDGSYRWRIGLDPLHRLVTETRAEGLPYATGRERVRARVVGLLQRQAEARRAESPSDAWLRRMSRIKPVTDLLDAVWPALTPDGLLHRLRTDADALAAAADGLLTPEEQELFRSGKIARTAKATRWTAADAVLVDEVAGLLERPAGFGHVVVDEAQDLSPMQCRAIARRSEHGSITLLGDLAQGTAPWAATDWRESLAHLGKPDAAVVPLSVGFRVPAAVVAFANRLLPALAVDVPAARSLRHDGALDVRTAEDLTAATVAEVRAALAHDGSVGVIAADDAVDRLRAALAEAGVETATADDVEAAARVTVVPATLVKGLEYDHVVVVEPAAIVAAEPRGLHRLYVVLTRAVSRLAVLHREPLPAPLAA; encoded by the coding sequence GTGCCCGCAACCGAAGTTGACGCCACTGCCAGTCTCGACGCCGAACTGGCAGCCGAGCGCGCCCACCTCACCGCCTCCCGCGCCGCGCTGACCCGGATGCGGGAGCGCGCCGAAGCGCTCTTCGCCACCGGCGACAAGGTGGCCGGCGACTCGTACACCGCCGAGCAGCTCGGCCGGCACATGGCCCGGCGGGTCAAGGAGCTGGCCGACGACCCCACCACGCCGCTGTTCTTCGGCCGCCTCGACTTCGGGGAGGTGGACCCGGACCACGCCGGGCGGGAGTACCACGTCGGGCGGCGGCACATCACCGACGAGCTGGGCGAGCCGCTGGTGCTGGACTGGCGGGCGCCGGTCTCCCGGTCGTTCTACCGGGCCAGCGCGAGCGACCCGCAGGGTGTCGCGGTACGCCGCCGGTTCGGGTTCAGCGCGGGCGTGCTGACCAGCTTCGAGGACGAGCACCTGGACCGGGGCGAGGAACTCGGCACCGCCAGCCGCATCCTCACCGCCGAGATCGAACGCCCCCGCGTCGGCCCGATGCGCGACATCGTCGCCACCATCCAGCCGGAGCAGGACGAACTGGTCCGGGCCGACCTGGCCGACTCGATCTGCGTCCAGGGCGCGCCGGGCACCGGCAAGACGGCGGTCGGGCTACACCGCGCCGCGTACCTGCTCTACCTGCACCGGGAACGGCTGCGCCGCTCGGGCGTGCTCATCGTCGGGCCGAACCGGGCGTTCCTGTCCTACATCGCGGCGGTGCTGCCGGCGCTCGGCGAGGTCGAGGTCGAACAGGCCACCGTGGAGGACCTGGTCACGCGGGTCCCGGTCCGCGCGGTCGACGACCCGGCCGCCGCCGCGCTCAAGCACGACGTCCGGATGGCCGAGGTCCTGCGCCGGGCCGTCGAGGCCCACATCGGTACGCCCACCGAGCCGATCATGGTCTCGGACGGCTCGTACCGGTGGCGGATCGGGCTCGACCCGCTGCACCGGCTGGTCACCGAGACCCGGGCGGAAGGGCTGCCGTATGCCACCGGCCGGGAGCGGGTGCGGGCGCGGGTGGTGGGGCTGCTGCAACGTCAGGCCGAGGCGCGCCGGGCGGAGTCGCCGAGCGACGCCTGGCTGCGCCGGATGAGCCGGATCAAGCCGGTCACCGACCTGCTCGACGCGGTCTGGCCGGCGCTCACCCCGGACGGCCTGCTGCACCGGCTGCGCACCGACGCCGACGCGCTCGCCGCCGCCGCGGACGGCCTGCTCACGCCCGAGGAGCAGGAGCTGTTCCGCTCCGGCAAGATCGCGCGTACCGCGAAGGCGACCCGGTGGACCGCCGCCGACGCGGTGCTCGTCGACGAGGTGGCCGGGCTGCTCGAACGGCCCGCCGGCTTCGGGCACGTGGTGGTCGACGAGGCGCAGGACCTCTCCCCGATGCAGTGCCGCGCCATCGCCCGGCGCAGCGAGCACGGCTCGATCACGCTCCTCGGGGACCTCGCCCAGGGCACCGCGCCGTGGGCGGCGACCGACTGGCGGGAGTCCCTGGCCCACCTGGGCAAGCCGGACGCCGCAGTGGTGCCGCTGAGCGTGGGTTTCCGGGTGCCGGCCGCCGTGGTGGCGTTCGCGAACCGGCTGCTGCCGGCGCTCGCCGTCGACGTACCGGCGGCCCGGTCGCTTCGCCACGACGGCGCGCTCGACGTGCGTACCGCCGAGGACCTGACGGCCGCGACGGTGGCCGAGGTGCGGGCGGCGCTCGCGCACGACGGCTCGGTCGGTGTGATCGCCGCCGACGACGCGGTGGACCGGCTGCGCGCGGCGCTCGCCGAAGCGGGCGTCGAGACCGCGACCGCCGACGACGTCGAGGCCGCGGCGCGCGTCACTGTGGTCCCGGCGACGCTGGTCAAGGGCCTGGAGTACGACCACGTGGTGGTCGTCGAGCCGGCCGCGATCGTGGCCGCCGAGCCGCGTGGGCTGCACCGCCTCTACGTGGTGCTGACCCGGGCGGTCTCCCGCCTGGCCGTGCTGCACCGCGAGCCGCTGCCCGCGCCGCTGGCCGCCTGA
- a CDS encoding type II toxin-antitoxin system RelE/ParE family toxin: MEWEILMTGQVEDFLDELYAADRESHRLVNQAILVLERNGPIEGRPLVDSITASRLSNLKELRPPSAGRTEIRILFVFDPWRSAVLLVAGDKSGQWTRWYRDAIPEAEQLYDTYLKERQEEIR; the protein is encoded by the coding sequence ATGGAGTGGGAGATCCTGATGACCGGGCAGGTCGAGGACTTCCTCGATGAGCTCTACGCTGCGGACCGTGAGTCGCACCGCCTGGTGAACCAGGCCATCCTGGTGCTGGAACGTAACGGTCCCATCGAGGGGCGACCCCTGGTCGACAGCATCACTGCATCTCGTCTCAGTAACCTCAAGGAGCTGCGGCCTCCGTCGGCCGGGCGCACCGAGATCAGGATTCTCTTCGTCTTCGACCCGTGGCGCTCCGCGGTTCTGCTGGTCGCCGGCGACAAGTCGGGGCAGTGGACGCGCTGGTACCGGGATGCCATTCCCGAGGCGGAGCAGCTCTACGACACCTACCTCAAGGAGCGGCAGGAGGAGATTCGATGA
- a CDS encoding helix-turn-helix domain-containing protein: MSSVKRWRDTSHLDRAVETAGGEEAFEAAIGGMLDEARGWRLAELRKRREMTQEQVASRMGVSVARVSQIEAGSVATQDVLARYIAALGGTLKLIADFGDEQLKVA; this comes from the coding sequence ATGAGCAGCGTCAAGCGGTGGCGTGACACCTCGCACCTGGACCGGGCGGTGGAGACCGCCGGTGGTGAGGAGGCATTCGAGGCCGCGATCGGTGGCATGCTCGACGAAGCCCGCGGCTGGCGTCTCGCGGAGCTGCGGAAGCGGCGCGAGATGACTCAGGAGCAGGTCGCGTCGAGGATGGGTGTGTCGGTCGCGCGGGTGTCGCAGATCGAGGCGGGCAGTGTCGCCACCCAGGACGTGCTCGCGCGATACATCGCCGCTCTCGGCGGCACGCTCAAGCTCATCGCCGATTTCGGCGACGAGCAGCTCAAGGTCGCCTGA
- a CDS encoding ArsR/SmtB family transcription factor encodes MTEARPEQRRVTISDPQVMRALAHPARMAIMEHLGTLEGGATATECAEIAGLSPSATSYHLRELAKFGLIRQAPGRGDARERVWQAVNPSFHVEVGPDADPEARAAEAALVEAHLVRDAQRVRDWLRKAPDEPQEWYEATWLSDSVLLVTAEELTGLNQAIQALMEPYRRRNRTDPPAGVRPVAAQYRAMPID; translated from the coding sequence ATGACCGAGGCGCGGCCCGAGCAGCGCCGGGTGACGATCAGCGACCCGCAGGTGATGCGGGCGCTGGCCCATCCGGCCCGTATGGCGATCATGGAACATCTCGGCACGCTGGAGGGCGGTGCGACGGCCACCGAGTGCGCCGAGATCGCCGGGCTGTCGCCGAGCGCGACCAGCTACCACCTGCGTGAGCTGGCGAAGTTCGGGCTGATCCGGCAGGCGCCCGGCCGGGGTGACGCGCGGGAGCGGGTGTGGCAGGCGGTGAATCCGTCGTTCCACGTCGAGGTGGGGCCCGATGCCGACCCGGAGGCGCGTGCGGCCGAGGCGGCCCTGGTCGAGGCGCATCTGGTCCGCGACGCGCAGCGCGTCCGGGACTGGTTGCGCAAGGCGCCGGACGAGCCGCAGGAGTGGTACGAGGCGACCTGGCTCAGCGACAGCGTGCTGCTGGTGACCGCGGAGGAGTTGACCGGGCTGAACCAGGCGATCCAGGCGCTGATGGAACCGTACCGGCGGCGGAACCGGACCGATCCACCCGCGGGGGTCCGCCCGGTGGCGGCGCAGTACCGGGCGATGCCTATCGATTGA
- a CDS encoding MFS transporter yields MSFASGSSRWPDVWLAATARGISSCGNFLVTSALTLALQSAGAGGLAVSGLLLAATLPLVALAPLTGRLADRVDSRVLLTVAGIGQGATCLALAYAPEPALVITLVALLATGLAVTQPVISALVPAMVRPEDLPRAGALNQTAGTLGALAGPALAGLLVGQFGTRVPLLLGALSYLSLVAAGLLVRTRRGGRRVTAGTAAAVAPPWRFRRDPLLTVMVGSVAAVIGAVGAVNVIEVFFIRETLGSSATVYGLVTGSWTLGVVLGAWLFARVARRLADDGALLGAGLVLLGGCCLAVLVSAAVPSAWLLVPIWLLGGVGNGGDNVFNNLLLARRVPEAARGRAFAVFGAAAQGAAMGGYLVGGLLLEVAGPRALIAGCGVAGLLVVVALLGPVRRAVRAERAVVPAEAVAAEPV; encoded by the coding sequence ATGTCCTTCGCATCTGGCTCCTCGCGCTGGCCGGACGTCTGGCTCGCGGCCACCGCGCGCGGCATCTCCAGCTGCGGAAACTTCCTGGTCACCAGCGCCCTCACGCTGGCGCTCCAGTCCGCCGGAGCCGGTGGGCTCGCCGTATCCGGGCTGCTGCTCGCCGCGACGCTGCCGCTGGTCGCGCTCGCGCCGCTGACCGGTCGCCTCGCCGACCGGGTGGACAGCCGGGTGCTGCTGACCGTCGCCGGGATCGGCCAGGGCGCGACATGCCTGGCGCTCGCGTACGCCCCGGAGCCGGCGCTGGTGATCACACTGGTGGCGTTGCTGGCCACCGGCCTCGCGGTCACCCAGCCGGTGATCTCCGCGCTGGTGCCGGCCATGGTGCGGCCCGAGGACCTGCCCCGGGCCGGCGCGCTGAATCAGACCGCCGGCACGCTCGGCGCGCTCGCCGGACCGGCGCTGGCCGGGCTCCTCGTCGGTCAGTTCGGCACCCGGGTGCCGCTGCTCCTCGGCGCGCTCAGCTATCTCTCGCTGGTGGCGGCCGGGCTGCTCGTCCGTACCCGCAGGGGAGGCCGCCGGGTGACAGCCGGGACGGCCGCGGCGGTCGCGCCCCCGTGGCGGTTCCGGCGCGACCCGCTGCTCACGGTGATGGTCGGCAGCGTGGCTGCGGTGATCGGAGCGGTCGGGGCGGTGAACGTGATCGAGGTCTTCTTCATCCGGGAGACGCTCGGCAGCAGCGCCACCGTGTACGGGCTGGTCACCGGCTCGTGGACGCTCGGCGTCGTGCTCGGCGCGTGGCTGTTCGCCCGGGTCGCCCGCCGGCTCGCCGACGACGGCGCGCTGCTCGGCGCCGGGCTGGTGCTGCTCGGCGGATGCTGCCTGGCGGTGCTCGTGTCGGCCGCGGTGCCCTCGGCGTGGCTGCTCGTGCCGATCTGGCTGCTGGGCGGGGTGGGCAACGGCGGCGACAACGTCTTCAACAACCTCCTGCTGGCCCGGCGGGTACCGGAGGCGGCCCGGGGCCGGGCGTTCGCGGTCTTCGGCGCGGCGGCACAGGGCGCCGCGATGGGCGGCTACCTGGTCGGGGGCCTGCTGCTGGAGGTGGCCGGCCCGCGCGCGCTGATCGCCGGCTGCGGCGTGGCCGGCCTGCTGGTCGTGGTGGCGCTGCTCGGTCCGGTCCGCCGGGCGGTACGCGCCGAGCGCGCCGTCGTCCCCGCCGAAGCCGTGGCGGCGGAGCCGGTCTGA
- a CDS encoding menaquinone biosynthetic enzyme MqnA/MqnD family protein — MADRIARPRVGHIQFLNCLPIYWGLMRSGALIDVDLHKDSPDRLSADLVAGDLDIGPITLVEFLKHADDLLLLPDLAVGSDGPVLSVNMVSTRPLGELDGARVALGSTSRTGVLLAQLLLAERHGVRPEYFRCPPDLTQMLLEADAGVLIGDVALRALYEAPAKGLEVTDLGQAWHDWTGLPMVFAVWAVRRDFAAAHPGLVKEVHEAFLRSRDLCLAELDQVAEAAARWETFDAETLATYFRALDFSLGERQVAGLREFAHRAAAYGEVPALPAGGPEFFQG; from the coding sequence ATGGCCGACCGCATCGCCCGCCCCCGGGTGGGGCACATCCAGTTCCTCAACTGCCTGCCCATCTACTGGGGGCTGATGCGGTCCGGCGCGCTCATCGACGTCGACCTGCACAAGGACTCGCCGGACCGGCTGAGCGCCGACCTGGTCGCCGGTGACCTCGACATCGGCCCGATCACGCTCGTGGAGTTCCTGAAGCACGCCGACGACCTGCTGCTCCTGCCCGACCTGGCGGTCGGCAGCGACGGGCCGGTGCTCTCGGTCAACATGGTGTCCACCCGCCCGCTGGGTGAGCTGGACGGCGCCCGGGTCGCGCTCGGCTCGACGTCGCGTACCGGGGTGCTGCTGGCCCAGCTGTTGCTGGCCGAGCGCCACGGGGTGCGGCCGGAGTACTTCCGCTGCCCGCCGGACCTGACCCAGATGCTGCTGGAGGCCGACGCCGGGGTGCTGATCGGCGACGTGGCGCTGCGCGCGCTCTACGAGGCGCCCGCCAAGGGCCTCGAAGTGACCGACCTGGGCCAGGCGTGGCACGACTGGACCGGGCTGCCGATGGTCTTCGCCGTCTGGGCGGTACGCCGTGACTTCGCCGCCGCCCACCCGGGCCTGGTGAAGGAGGTGCACGAGGCGTTCCTGCGCTCGCGTGACCTGTGCCTGGCCGAGCTGGACCAGGTGGCGGAGGCGGCGGCCCGCTGGGAGACGTTCGACGCGGAGACGCTCGCCACGTACTTCCGGGCGCTGGACTTCTCGCTCGGTGAGCGTCAGGTGGCCGGGCTGCGCGAGTTCGCCCACCGGGCGGCCGCGTACGGGGAGGTGCCGGCGTTGCCGGCCGGCGGACCGGAGTTCTTCCAGGGCTGA
- the paaA gene encoding 1,2-phenylacetyl-CoA epoxidase subunit PaaA — MYGNDFAPPEDAPGGGLLGEVEAAEAALREAAARARRGGAAPDEDVEAYFADVINADQKIEPRDWMPEAYRRTLIRQIAQHAHSEIIGMQPEGNWISRAPSLKRKAILLAKVQDEAGHGLYLYAAAETLGISRDELVELLLDGRQKYSSIFNYPTLTWADVGAIGWLVDGAAIVNQVPLCRCSYGPYARAMIRVCKEESFHQRQGYEILHTLAHGTEAQKAMAQDAVDRWWYPSLAMFGPPDGDSTHSAQSMAWKIKRFSNDELRQRFVDMCVGQAEVLGLTLPDPDLRWNDERQAYDYTQPDYAELMRVIKGDGPCNRERMAHRRKAHADGAWVREAAAAYAAKRAERKAVAA; from the coding sequence ATGTATGGCAATGACTTCGCCCCGCCGGAGGACGCTCCGGGCGGCGGCCTGCTCGGCGAGGTGGAGGCGGCGGAGGCGGCGCTGCGCGAAGCGGCGGCGCGGGCCCGGCGCGGCGGCGCGGCGCCGGACGAGGACGTCGAGGCGTACTTCGCCGACGTCATCAACGCCGACCAGAAGATCGAACCCCGCGACTGGATGCCCGAGGCGTACCGCAGGACGCTGATCCGGCAGATCGCCCAGCACGCGCACTCCGAGATCATCGGCATGCAGCCGGAGGGCAACTGGATCAGCCGGGCACCGTCACTCAAGCGCAAGGCCATCCTGCTGGCGAAGGTGCAGGACGAGGCCGGCCACGGCCTCTACCTGTACGCGGCGGCCGAGACGCTCGGGATCAGCCGCGACGAGCTGGTGGAGCTGCTGCTCGACGGGCGGCAGAAGTACAGCTCGATCTTCAACTACCCGACGCTGACCTGGGCCGACGTGGGCGCCATCGGCTGGCTGGTGGACGGCGCGGCGATCGTCAACCAGGTGCCGCTGTGCCGCTGCTCCTACGGGCCGTACGCCCGGGCGATGATCCGGGTCTGCAAGGAGGAGTCGTTCCACCAGCGGCAGGGCTACGAGATCCTGCACACGCTGGCGCACGGCACCGAGGCGCAGAAGGCGATGGCCCAGGACGCGGTGGACCGCTGGTGGTACCCGTCACTTGCCATGTTCGGCCCGCCCGACGGCGACTCGACGCACAGCGCGCAGTCCATGGCCTGGAAGATCAAGCGCTTCTCCAACGACGAGCTGCGCCAGCGCTTCGTCGACATGTGCGTCGGCCAGGCGGAGGTGCTCGGCCTCACCCTGCCCGACCCGGACCTGCGCTGGAACGACGAGCGCCAGGCGTACGACTACACCCAGCCCGACTACGCCGAGCTGATGCGTGTCATCAAGGGCGACGGGCCGTGCAACAGGGAGCGCATGGCGCACCGGCGCAAGGCGCACGCCGACGGCGCGTGGGTACGGGAGGCCGCCGCGGCGTACGCCGCGAAGCGGGCGGAACGAAAGGCGGTAGCGGCATGA
- the paaB gene encoding 1,2-phenylacetyl-CoA epoxidase subunit PaaB: MSERTERSEGREGMPGQPGVSGASSPLWEVFVRARRGLSHTHVGSLHAPDAELALRNARDLYTRRQEGVSIWVVPASAITASSPDEKDAFFDPAADKVYRHPTFYEVPEGAAHL, from the coding sequence ATGAGCGAACGCACCGAGCGAAGCGAGGGCCGTGAGGGCATGCCCGGCCAGCCCGGCGTGAGCGGCGCGTCCTCTCCCCTCTGGGAGGTCTTCGTGCGGGCCCGCCGTGGCCTGTCGCACACCCACGTCGGCAGCCTGCACGCCCCCGACGCCGAGCTGGCCCTGCGCAACGCCCGCGACCTCTACACCCGCCGGCAGGAGGGCGTCTCGATCTGGGTGGTGCCGGCGAGCGCGATCACCGCGTCCAGCCCGGACGAGAAGGACGCTTTCTTCGACCCGGCCGCCGACAAGGTCTACCGGCACCCGACGTTCTACGAGGTCCCCGAAGGGGCGGCGCACCTATGA
- the paaC gene encoding 1,2-phenylacetyl-CoA epoxidase subunit PaaC: MSRFDFTLAIGDDALIAAQRLGEWTSRAPEMEEDIALANIALDQLGAARLLLTYAGELEGAGRDEDDLAFLRDDREFRNCLLVELPNGDFGVTMAKLFFLAAYQVPLYTALASCADERLAAVGAKARKESAYHLDHAALWVKRLGDGTEESHRRMQDAVDHVWPYVHELFDPDPAAPVDPATLRADFDATVAAVLDEATLTRPETGWTPGGGRDGLHTEHLSYLLAEMQVLHRAHPGASW, encoded by the coding sequence ATGAGCCGGTTCGACTTCACGCTCGCCATCGGCGACGACGCGCTCATCGCGGCGCAGCGCCTCGGCGAGTGGACCTCCCGCGCGCCGGAGATGGAAGAGGACATCGCGCTCGCCAACATCGCCCTCGACCAGCTCGGCGCGGCCCGGCTGCTGCTCACGTACGCGGGCGAGCTGGAGGGCGCCGGCCGGGACGAGGACGACCTGGCCTTCCTGCGCGACGACCGCGAGTTCCGCAACTGCCTGCTGGTCGAGCTGCCCAACGGCGACTTCGGCGTGACCATGGCGAAGCTGTTCTTCCTGGCCGCGTACCAGGTGCCGCTGTACACGGCGCTGGCCAGCTGCGCGGACGAGCGGCTGGCAGCGGTCGGCGCGAAGGCGCGCAAGGAGTCGGCGTACCACCTGGACCACGCCGCGCTGTGGGTGAAGCGGCTCGGCGACGGCACCGAGGAGTCGCACCGGCGCATGCAGGACGCGGTCGACCACGTGTGGCCGTACGTCCACGAGCTGTTCGACCCCGATCCGGCGGCGCCGGTCGACCCGGCCACCCTTCGGGCCGACTTCGACGCCACTGTGGCCGCCGTGCTGGACGAGGCGACGCTCACCCGCCCGGAGACGGGCTGGACGCCCGGCGGCGGCCGGGACGGCCTGCACACCGAACACCTCTCCTACCTGCTCGCCGAGATGCAGGTGCTGCACCGCGCCCACCCCGGAGCAAGCTGGTGA
- the paaD gene encoding 1,2-phenylacetyl-CoA epoxidase subunit PaaD: protein MTSARDAAAAVVDPEIRVITIDELGILRAVDEEPGTGRVVVTITPTYTGCPAMDVIREDIRRALATAGHPDAEVRTVYHPAWSTDWISDAGRAKLAAAGIAPPASRGDDTVVPLTLAVRCPRCGSPETTQISRFGSTACKALWRCRSCSEPFDHLKAL, encoded by the coding sequence GTGACAAGCGCGAGGGACGCCGCGGCGGCGGTGGTGGACCCGGAGATCCGGGTCATCACCATCGACGAGCTGGGCATCCTGCGCGCGGTCGACGAGGAGCCCGGCACCGGCCGGGTCGTCGTCACCATCACACCCACCTACACCGGCTGCCCGGCCATGGACGTGATCCGGGAGGACATCCGCCGGGCGCTGGCCACCGCCGGGCATCCGGACGCCGAGGTACGCACCGTCTACCACCCGGCGTGGAGCACGGACTGGATCTCCGACGCGGGCCGGGCCAAGCTCGCCGCCGCCGGCATCGCCCCGCCCGCCTCGCGCGGCGACGACACAGTGGTGCCGCTGACCCTGGCCGTACGCTGCCCGCGCTGCGGCTCGCCGGAGACCACGCAGATCAGCCGCTTCGGCTCGACCGCGTGCAAGGCGCTGTGGCGCTGCCGCTCCTGTTCCGAACCCTTCGACCACCTGAAGGCGCTGTGA
- the paaE gene encoding 1,2-phenylacetyl-CoA epoxidase subunit PaaE, with protein MTVTITRPVRRRPVFHPLPVAAVDRLTDDSVSITFAVPEELRETFAFSAGQHLTVRRPADADGGEVRRSYSICSTPDELARHGRLRIGVREVPGGAFSAYACGALRGGDTVEVLPPLGHFTSAFAPDRARRYGAVVAGSGITPVLGLAATALAVEPRSTFTLVYGNRTANSVMFAEELADLKDRYPTRLHLVHVLSREMGESALLSGRIDADRLTRLLDTVVPGDEIDEWFLCGPYGMVVDAKAVLAGRGVPDAAVHTELFHVDAPPEPVRREVERSGAGAEVTIVLDGRSSSFTMGRDERVLDAALRVRGELPYACKGGVCSTCRARVVSGEVTMARNYALEPDEVAAGYVLTCQSSPVTDELTVDYDA; from the coding sequence GTGACTGTCACCATCACGCGGCCGGTTCGCCGCCGGCCGGTCTTCCACCCGCTGCCCGTGGCCGCCGTGGACCGGCTCACCGACGACTCGGTGTCGATCACGTTCGCGGTGCCGGAGGAGCTGCGCGAGACGTTCGCGTTCTCCGCCGGGCAGCACCTCACCGTCCGCCGCCCGGCCGACGCCGACGGCGGGGAGGTGCGGCGGTCGTACTCGATCTGCTCCACCCCCGACGAGCTGGCCCGGCACGGCCGGTTGCGGATCGGGGTGCGTGAGGTGCCGGGCGGGGCGTTCTCCGCGTACGCCTGCGGCGCGCTGCGTGGCGGCGACACCGTCGAGGTGCTGCCGCCGCTGGGCCACTTCACCTCCGCGTTCGCCCCGGACCGGGCCCGCCGGTACGGCGCGGTGGTCGCCGGTTCCGGCATCACCCCGGTGCTCGGGCTGGCCGCGACCGCGCTGGCGGTCGAGCCGCGCAGCACGTTCACGCTGGTGTACGGCAACCGCACGGCGAACTCGGTGATGTTCGCCGAGGAGCTGGCCGACCTGAAGGACCGCTACCCGACCCGGCTGCACCTGGTGCACGTGCTGTCCCGGGAGATGGGCGAGTCGGCGCTGCTGTCCGGTCGGATCGACGCCGACCGGCTGACCCGGCTGCTCGACACCGTCGTACCGGGGGACGAGATCGATGAGTGGTTCCTCTGCGGCCCGTACGGGATGGTGGTGGACGCCAAGGCGGTGCTGGCGGGTCGCGGCGTGCCGGACGCGGCGGTGCACACCGAGCTGTTCCACGTCGACGCCCCGCCGGAGCCGGTGCGCCGCGAGGTCGAGCGGTCCGGCGCCGGCGCCGAGGTGACGATCGTGCTGGACGGGCGCTCGTCGAGTTTCACGATGGGCCGGGACGAGCGGGTGCTGGACGCGGCCCTGCGGGTGCGCGGCGAGCTGCCGTACGCGTGCAAGGGCGGGGTGTGCTCGACCTGCCGGGCCCGGGTGGTCTCGGGCGAGGTGACGATGGCGCGCAACTACGCGCTGGAGCCCGACGAGGTGGCCGCTGGTTACGTGCTGACCTGCCAGTCGAGCCCGGTCACCGACGAGCTGACAGTCGACTACGACGCGTGA
- a CDS encoding peptidoglycan recognition protein family protein has translation MATIPWLADVLRSAGVTVVEEGNWLGRVAGSSFNPIGVLWHHTAAASSATNPHPALGICINGRSDLPGPLCHALVDYNGVFHVISGGRANHAGSSRGSGPIPAGDGNTLLVGWEIDYNGVDQRMTPAQYSASVLATAAVLRRLGRDASYARGHRETSTTGKIDPSFIDLDSMRADVARQLTGNPPLELWKDDMKLIQSTNRGIALVGPGYFRLLRNNEEVYAAVALVGNPLIGNDRQFDLWRSIAFDGEVKAPS, from the coding sequence ATGGCCACCATTCCGTGGCTCGCCGACGTGCTGCGCTCGGCCGGCGTCACGGTGGTGGAGGAGGGCAACTGGCTCGGCCGCGTGGCCGGCAGCTCGTTCAACCCGATCGGCGTGCTCTGGCACCACACCGCCGCCGCCTCCAGCGCCACCAACCCGCACCCCGCCCTGGGCATCTGCATCAACGGCCGCTCCGACCTGCCCGGGCCGCTCTGCCACGCGCTCGTCGACTACAACGGCGTCTTCCACGTCATCTCCGGCGGGCGGGCCAACCACGCCGGGTCCAGCCGCGGCAGCGGGCCGATCCCGGCCGGTGACGGCAACACGCTCCTGGTCGGCTGGGAGATCGACTACAACGGCGTCGACCAGCGGATGACCCCCGCCCAGTACTCCGCCTCCGTGCTCGCCACCGCCGCCGTGCTGAGGCGGCTCGGCCGCGACGCCTCCTACGCGCGCGGGCACCGGGAGACCAGCACCACCGGCAAGATCGACCCCTCCTTCATCGACCTCGACAGCATGCGCGCCGACGTCGCCCGGCAGCTCACCGGAAACCCACCCCTCGAACTCTGGAAGGACGACATGAAGCTCATCCAGTCCACCAACCGGGGCATCGCCCTGGTCGGCCCCGGTTACTTCCGCCTGCTTCGCAACAACGAGGAGGTCTACGCCGCCGTCGCGCTCGTCGGCAACCCGCTGATCGGCAACGACCGCCAGTTCGACCTCTGGCGCAGCATCGCCTTCGACGGCGAGGTCAAAGCGCCGAGCTGA